The following are from one region of the Prevotella communis genome:
- a CDS encoding mechanosensitive ion channel family protein, producing the protein MSSILDKLFAAVPYEQLWQWGLTFCKNLVVAAIVYFIGRYLIKLIIKLFTKMLEKSKVDATLYTFLNSIINVVCWFVLIIIIVGILGIETSSFIALFASAGVAIGMALSGTLQNFAGGVMILLFRPFKVGDFIEAQGYAGIVKEIQIFNTIIRTGDAQIILIPNGTLSSGTMKNSSKELYRRVDLEFQFEYGADYNEVKAAIMDILKSHPQVIQGPVEDSPIVAEPWIGLLNLGESGVTVVTRSWCKGADYWAVYFNLNETVYQMLKERGFMFPFNRVDVNILNNK; encoded by the coding sequence ATGAGCAGTATATTAGACAAGCTATTCGCTGCCGTGCCCTATGAGCAACTTTGGCAGTGGGGACTCACCTTTTGTAAGAATCTGGTAGTAGCAGCCATTGTGTATTTCATTGGTCGCTATCTGATTAAACTGATTATCAAGCTGTTTACCAAGATGCTGGAGAAGAGCAAGGTGGACGCTACGCTCTATACCTTCCTCAACAGTATCATCAACGTGGTATGCTGGTTTGTGCTTATCATCATCATCGTAGGCATCCTGGGCATCGAGACCTCTTCATTCATTGCCCTGTTTGCATCAGCAGGTGTGGCCATCGGTATGGCACTGAGCGGCACGCTGCAGAATTTCGCCGGTGGCGTGATGATTCTGCTGTTCCGTCCGTTTAAGGTGGGCGACTTCATCGAGGCGCAGGGCTATGCCGGCATCGTGAAGGAGATTCAGATTTTCAATACCATCATCCGTACTGGTGATGCCCAGATCATCCTGATTCCAAACGGTACGCTGAGCAGTGGCACCATGAAGAATTCCTCCAAGGAGCTCTATCGTCGTGTGGACCTGGAGTTTCAGTTTGAATATGGTGCCGACTACAATGAGGTAAAGGCAGCCATCATGGATATCCTGAAGAGTCACCCACAGGTCATTCAGGGTCCCGTAGAGGATTCTCCCATCGTGGCAGAGCCCTGGATTGGTCTGCTGAACCTGGGCGAGAGCGGCGTAACGGTTGTCACCCGCTCTTGGTGTAAGGGTGCCGACTACTGGGCTGTCTATTTCAACCTGAATGAGACTGTCTACCAGATGTTGAAGGAACGTGGCTTCATGTTCCCATTCAACCGTGTAGATGTTAACATACTGAACAACAAATAA
- a CDS encoding DUF6621 family protein gives MNNIQWSENVIIADAALVDRVAFDLIVNFERMLERRIPQADMAKWVECIALDGGLRNGEHQTTVILTHDKEMTAMKNFVPGQFSEELDGKAFKGNLGEFCFSTPNGEGFVDKDSLFLDTLQTVMQQKEVKRVMVIPEESLYNNVRDIVRKAEDDLKRVTVFAMQPMTGGGFCQEILGYSLMAALGIRGEELEAGVKS, from the coding sequence ATGAATAATATACAATGGAGCGAGAATGTTATCATAGCGGATGCAGCCCTTGTAGACAGAGTGGCATTCGACTTGATAGTGAATTTTGAACGAATGCTGGAAAGGCGGATTCCGCAGGCTGACATGGCCAAATGGGTGGAGTGTATCGCACTGGACGGCGGACTCAGGAACGGTGAGCATCAGACGACCGTCATACTGACGCACGACAAGGAAATGACGGCGATGAAAAACTTCGTGCCAGGGCAGTTCTCAGAGGAACTGGACGGAAAGGCCTTCAAGGGTAACCTGGGCGAGTTTTGCTTCAGCACACCCAATGGCGAAGGATTCGTTGACAAGGACTCGCTATTCCTGGACACGCTCCAGACCGTGATGCAGCAGAAAGAGGTGAAACGCGTGATGGTGATACCTGAGGAATCGCTATATAATAATGTACGCGATATCGTGCGCAAGGCAGAAGATGACCTGAAGCGTGTCACCGTGTTTGCCATGCAGCCCATGACGGGCGGCGGGTTCTGTCAGGAGATACTGGGCTACTCGCTGATGGCCGCGCTGGGTATCAGAGGGGAAGAGTTGGAGGCAGGAGTTAAGAGTTAA
- the rhaD gene encoding rhamnulose-1-phosphate aldolase → MKSILDGRPALKAEIEKIAEVAGYLWQNGWAERNGGNITVNITEYVDDEIRSMAPISDVKQIGVTLPALKGCYFYCKGTGKRMRDLARWPMDNGSVIRILDDCASYVIIADNAVMPTSELPSHLTVHARQIETNSGYKATVHTHPIELVAMSHNRAFLGKDVLTKILWSMIPETKAFCPLGLGIVPYTLPGSNALADATLKELENYDVVMWEKHGVFAKGTDVMDAFDQIDVLSKSAKIYINSKCMGFEPEGMSDEQMKEMTKAFNLPR, encoded by the coding sequence ATGAAGAGTATCTTAGACGGACGTCCTGCCTTGAAGGCGGAGATTGAGAAAATCGCTGAGGTGGCCGGCTATCTGTGGCAAAACGGATGGGCTGAGCGCAACGGCGGAAATATCACAGTGAATATTACAGAGTATGTTGACGACGAGATTCGCAGCATGGCTCCTATCAGTGACGTGAAGCAGATTGGTGTGACATTGCCTGCACTGAAGGGCTGTTACTTCTATTGCAAGGGTACAGGCAAGCGTATGCGCGACCTGGCTCGCTGGCCTATGGACAACGGATCTGTGATTCGTATCCTTGACGACTGCGCTTCGTATGTGATTATTGCTGACAACGCTGTGATGCCTACCAGCGAACTGCCCAGTCACCTCACCGTTCATGCCCGTCAGATTGAGACCAATTCCGGCTATAAGGCAACGGTTCATACACACCCCATCGAACTGGTGGCTATGAGTCATAACCGTGCATTCCTGGGTAAGGATGTGCTGACGAAGATTCTGTGGAGTATGATTCCAGAGACCAAGGCTTTCTGTCCGCTGGGTCTGGGTATCGTGCCTTACACCCTGCCTGGTTCCAACGCACTGGCTGATGCTACACTGAAAGAACTGGAGAACTATGATGTGGTGATGTGGGAGAAGCATGGCGTCTTTGCCAAGGGTACTGACGTGATGGATGCTTTCGACCAGATTGATGTGCTCTCAAAGAGTGCCAAGATTTACATCAACTCAAAATGCATGGGTTTCGAACCCGAGGGCATGAGTGATGAGCAGATGAAGGAGATGACAAAGGCCTTCAACCTGCCCAGATAA
- a CDS encoding OmpA family protein has protein sequence MKYRIFLSMVAMLFAINVSAQETKDYPHAFIGVQGGVMRAYNGQGIDRKWNPMGAVSLGYNFTSVFGMRLQANGSTWKATLPDGSEYKSKIGNIDLDMMFNLSNVFFPHQKNTVNLIAIAGVPFELAVPHAWVDNNARATAYGSDRWNTAWKVGGMIDFNLSKHWGFNIEAGTNYIRQNNEVYVDNNKWWPYAMAGLTFKFGHKKAKAEEPAVIEEKEYVYVEEPAEVKPEPKPEPKPEPKPDPAPVVKKPVKITENIFFDLAKADIKDEQAGKIDKIMEWANEHPKANIVLTGYADKETGNASVNKRIAKQRANAVKKALVEKGIAADRLKIEVKGDTEQPFANNDDNRAVIAFGEE, from the coding sequence ATGAAGTACAGAATCTTTCTTTCAATGGTGGCAATGCTGTTTGCTATCAATGTTTCTGCGCAGGAAACAAAAGACTATCCCCACGCTTTTATCGGTGTGCAGGGTGGTGTGATGAGAGCCTATAACGGTCAGGGAATAGACCGCAAATGGAATCCCATGGGCGCTGTTTCCCTGGGATACAACTTCACCAGCGTGTTTGGAATGCGTCTGCAGGCTAATGGAAGCACCTGGAAGGCAACACTGCCCGATGGTTCTGAATACAAGAGCAAGATTGGCAACATCGACCTCGATATGATGTTCAACCTCTCTAACGTATTCTTCCCCCATCAGAAGAACACTGTGAACCTGATTGCCATTGCAGGCGTACCCTTTGAACTGGCTGTGCCCCACGCATGGGTCGACAACAACGCACGTGCCACCGCTTATGGCAGTGACCGCTGGAACACCGCATGGAAGGTGGGCGGTATGATTGACTTCAACCTGTCAAAGCACTGGGGATTCAACATCGAGGCTGGTACCAACTATATCCGTCAGAACAACGAGGTATACGTTGATAACAACAAGTGGTGGCCTTATGCCATGGCTGGTCTGACGTTCAAGTTCGGCCACAAGAAGGCAAAGGCAGAAGAGCCTGCCGTTATCGAGGAAAAAGAGTATGTCTATGTAGAGGAGCCTGCCGAGGTGAAGCCTGAGCCCAAGCCTGAGCCCAAGCCCGAACCAAAGCCAGACCCCGCACCTGTGGTGAAGAAGCCCGTGAAGATTACAGAGAATATCTTCTTTGATCTGGCAAAGGCCGACATCAAGGATGAGCAGGCTGGCAAGATTGACAAGATCATGGAATGGGCCAACGAGCATCCAAAGGCTAACATCGTGCTCACCGGCTATGCTGACAAAGAGACTGGTAATGCCAGTGTCAACAAGCGTATCGCCAAGCAGCGTGCCAACGCCGTGAAGAAGGCACTCGTAGAGAAAGGTATTGCAGCAGACCGTCTGAAGATTGAGGTGAAGGGCGATACCGAACAGCCATTTGCCAATAATGACGACAACCGTGCAGTGATAGCCTTTGGCGAAGAGTAA
- a CDS encoding L-rhamnose/proton symporter RhaT, protein MEIVIGLIIIAIGAFCQSSCYVPINKIKDWSWESYWIVQGVFAWLLLPLLGALLAVPAGHSLFELFTAEQSFNIWMTILFGVLWGVGGLTFGLSMRYLGVALGQSIALGTCAGLGTIMGPVLLNIFFPEQDPLSKLTFSVILGVVVTLVGIAIIGVAGSMKSAGLSEEEKKAAVKDFNFPKGLTIALLAGFMSGCFNVGLTFGADIKFAETQEMFAALPATFLVTLGGFVTNAIYCFYQNQKNKTWGDYKKGSVWGNNVVFCLLAGALWYSQFFGLSLGQSFFEKGGTMFVLSFCILMALNVVFSNVWGIILKEWKGCSGKTISVLIAGIAVLIISTFLPTIIDSLSK, encoded by the coding sequence ATGGAAATTGTTATCGGACTAATCATTATCGCGATTGGCGCTTTCTGCCAGTCGTCATGTTACGTACCTATCAACAAGATCAAGGACTGGTCTTGGGAGTCTTACTGGATTGTGCAGGGTGTCTTCGCCTGGCTGCTCCTGCCCCTGTTGGGCGCACTGTTGGCAGTACCTGCAGGCCATTCGCTGTTTGAGCTCTTCACAGCCGAACAGTCATTCAATATCTGGATGACGATCCTCTTCGGTGTGCTGTGGGGCGTGGGCGGACTGACCTTCGGTCTCTCTATGCGCTACCTGGGTGTGGCACTTGGCCAGAGCATCGCCCTGGGTACCTGCGCCGGTCTGGGAACCATCATGGGACCTGTGCTGCTCAACATCTTCTTCCCTGAGCAGGATCCCCTGTCAAAACTGACCTTCTCAGTGATTCTGGGTGTGGTAGTCACGCTTGTGGGCATCGCCATCATCGGTGTGGCAGGTTCCATGAAGTCGGCTGGCCTCTCTGAGGAGGAGAAGAAGGCTGCCGTGAAGGACTTCAACTTCCCCAAGGGACTGACCATCGCCTTGCTTGCCGGTTTCATGAGTGGCTGTTTCAACGTAGGTCTCACCTTCGGTGCCGACATCAAGTTCGCTGAGACGCAGGAGATGTTTGCCGCCCTGCCCGCCACCTTCCTGGTGACCCTGGGCGGATTTGTCACCAATGCCATCTACTGTTTCTACCAGAACCAGAAGAACAAGACATGGGGCGACTATAAGAAAGGCAGTGTATGGGGCAACAATGTGGTGTTCTGTCTGCTGGCCGGTGCCCTGTGGTATTCACAGTTCTTCGGACTCTCACTGGGTCAGAGCTTCTTCGAGAAGGGCGGCACCATGTTTGTCCTGTCGTTCTGTATCCTGATGGCACTCAACGTGGTATTCTCTAATGTATGGGGTATCATCCTCAAGGAGTGGAAGGGATGTTCCGGCAAGACCATCAGCGTACTGATTGCAGGTATCGCAGTGCTGATTATCTCTACCTTCCTGCCTACTATCATCGATAGCCTCAGCAAGTAA